The stretch of DNA GAACTCACGCCTCAGAACAGGTTTCCTGAGAGTCTAAGAGGGCTTCTCAAAGTCAGGGACGCTTGTATAGAGCAGCTTGGTAGCATTTCTGCAGTTAAAGATCTCCTAGCTAGATGCTCTATCAAAGGGAAATTCTCAGTTCAGGCTGCCTATGAGGAGCTCAGGTACAAATACCCTACTAGTCCAGTGTTCAAAGCTATTCATAAAAGTACTGTGCTATCCAGACATAGAATCACTTTGATGTTAGCCGTGCAACAAAAGCTTGCAACCGTGGACCAACTGAATGGAAGAGGTCTTCACCTGGTAAACAGATGCTACCTTTGTAAATCTGCTGCAGAAAGTGCAGATCATTTGTTCTTCAACTGTCATTATACTCAAGAGTTACTGGGCCATATCATGAAGTGGTTGAACATATCAACTTCTTTCACTGATTTGTCCTCTCTCCTTGTGTATCTTGCTGATATGAATCAGAGGAAGGCTTGGAGATGTAGCATGCACAGCTGTAGTATTGGTGCACTGGTTTACTCTATCTGGCAGGAACGAAATGCTAGAGCTTTTGAAGGAAAAGAGCTGCCAATAACTACCCTGATCCGCAGGATCCAGTTCACTGTTAGTGCAGTCCTTCTCAATTCTGCTCCTGAAGCCATATATGAAGAAGTCTTGGCTGCTCTAAACTCCGCTCAATGATAATACACAATGTATAGAATACAGTTGTATAGGGGAGCTAACTGTCAAATTGTATAGAGGATATAGCTTTGTAAGAAATCCCATGTAATCCTTCTTTTTGGAATATATGAGACATAccattcttgcaaaaaaaaaaatttttataaTATTAAGTCTTAAAATATACCATAGAACCAgaataaaaatatcaaaattaaatttaaccATGTTTAGTATTTTAGAACCCTAAAAATCGATATATTGCGATTATAACAATAAAACATCAAATCTAATAAGAGGAGTAGTTAAAAAAAATAAGTAGCAAATAGATCTCTTTAATCACTCCTAACAACCAGTCAATCTAGAGTAGAAGACCAAGATTTATAATGAATTTGTGATCACAAAATGGGGCATTTGATAAATAGTCGGTCCAAGAAGAAATCGAGCTAAAAATCGACTAAAAAAATCAAAGGTGTAAACAAAAACCGATAAATTTAATAATTTAAATCtcacaaataaaaataaaataaatgagattATAAAAGTACGGGTGTTACAATGGGTCTAGTCGGTGGAACCGGTGAACCACAAACCCCTCCTTATTTATGAATATTTTAAAATTAGGCGCACATTGCAATAATTTTGGTTTCCCAACTAATATAAGTGCTAAGAACTACAATATATATTTAATAAATTGGACTATAAAGTGATTTTATGATTACACTTTTGGTGGTACTTGGAACTTTTCTCTTCAGTATTTGATGCTGGCTCTTTGAATGAATGTAGTAAAAAGTTAAAAGCTTTCACCGCCACTGTAAAACTTTTTTATTTCTATTTTTGCGATTGTAAAATTATTTTTTCTATAACTGACATTGTAAAAGTAGATTAATATGTTTATTGCCCTTTTGTAACTTGTTTTACTTGTTATAATAGGTTGCTATTAGCAACATTTTTTCCCCAATAGTCTttttttccgagcttaagaactcgTTTATAGTCAATCGAATATTAACTAAAatgtttgatttttttctttctcaAATGTTCTAGGTGTTATCATTTAACTACTCAAACTTCAAAAATTTAaagattttgaattttttttttaacaaaatctTCATAACATAAAGTTTTAGCAAACAATCTGTGCGTAACATAAATATTTTCTTACGAAAATCTTCAACTTCACTTGACTGACACATAAATTGAAACACCACGTGAATTTAAAACTTTACGGAAATTCTATCTTTTCACTTTAAACCAGACAATCCCTTTTTTACTACTAGTAAGAAAGAAATATTTTATATAAAAGTTTAGTCTAcaaattatttaattatgttattataAACATTTGAGAAAGAACAAAAGTTGTAAATGAGAAAACGCAAAATTTTGACGATtaaatttttttgagaaaaatgCAAGCGGTTCGGTTTTAGTTAATTATGCAGAGAAAAAAATAACTTTAAGGTAAACCTTTATATTATGGAGATTTTGGTAAAAAATTTGAAACCTTTCCTTTTAATAACGTCTTAGAAATTGAAGGACATGACACAAAAGATTTAAggaaataaaaaatcaaaaagtatgatttgattttggtttatTAAACGAATTCTTAATTATCTAATAAAAATTTCATTAAAAATATAATTGAATTTGTTGAGGAAAAATTGAACTAATAGTAACCTGCTATAGCAGGTATAACAAGTCACAAATTGGCAATAAACATATTATTTCACTGTTACAATGCCAGTAAGAGAAAAAATAATTTTACAATGGCGAAAATAGAAACAAACAACTTTGACAATGGCAGTGAAAGCATTTAACTCATGTAGTATACTTATAAGTTTCTAGAAgcttaggctccgtttggcacgacacttcaggtagcttatttgaccaaagtagcttatttgaccaaaatttcagctacgtgatttttttgcaagtgtttggcaagtagcttatttggtcaaataaggtacctgaaatgaaaagctacctcaggtagcatttAAGAAAATAGGTACCTGAAacgacttattttccattttgtacccctttattctataatattaaataattttcatatccttttacgtcattttaccaaaatcagctaccttttcagctagtttgtcaaacacatttttatataatcagttaccttatcagttcctaattttcagctactttatcagttaccttttcaggttgcAGTTAGCTTTTCAGGTTTTAACTACCTTTTTAGATtttagctaccttttcaggtagttttgccaaacaaaGCTTTAGCCTGATAAAGTACCGTGTTATGATCTTATTCTTTATATTTGTACCTTTATAATGTGGTAAGGTTTGATGTCATTGACTTCCTATTGAAAGTTTGTTTATTATTGAGCTTTCTCTTAGTTATCTTATGTTGGGTTTGATTCTTATAAATGAAACATATGATCTAGTTTTGCAATTAAACAAAATTAAAggatttaattatgaattttatggGATGGTCATAGTAAACcctttttaagtttattttttcaaAATTACTAATATGCAAGCATCTTAAACAAAATTTACTAACCAAACACATCCTCGATAAAAAAAAATGTTAGTTTTTCTTTATATCTTACTACCTATACGTTTATTCTTGACGAGTATTTGTGTGATAAATTAGCCAAAAATTCAACTTTATTTTCAACGAAATATTATATATTAGGCAAGTAACTTTTGATCAAAATGTCTTAAAAAGTACACCGTAGTACttttgaaaactaatttaaaaaCCTAGTACAAGTCCCTTTCAAAAAGGTCTATAAGAAAGATAGTAAAATTTTATTTACCCTTTTTCCTACATATTGTTATGCATCTCACAAGAATATTGTGGAAAGCTCAGACAGTTATGAGCTTAAAAAAGTTCAAATGAAACAACATTTtattataatatgaaaaatacaCCAATAACATAAGAGGGTAATATGTTTCCATTAAAAACAGATTTACCCTATAACATTAAACCATCATGGTGGTTCTCAATTTTTGTGAAAGACACTTGAAAAATCACCAAACGTTTCACCATTATAGCCAAAATGTTGTTTGACAATAACTTCATAAACATGACTTGTCAAATGCCAACCATCCCAATTTACGCGCTTTTCAGGATGTTCACAAACTGGTACTCCCTTCATTCCACATATACTGTTGTAGTTGAAGTTATAGCCGTCATTGCCGATTCCACAACATGTCTTGTAAACAACATCCTTATCAAATCCTGTAATCAAATATttaattaaatttttatttaagatTACTAAGTTCAAAATAAAAGGTAAGAATTGTCACACCAACTAACCATATGCAATTGGCTTTTGAAGAATTTTCCTCATGCTTCCCTCAAGATCCATGTACAAAATTATAACCAGTGGGTGCTTTAATTGAAGTATTGTTATAGCTAGACGTAATTGGTCATTATGAAATTTGGAGAGATCATTTAAGGATTTAATACATTTTAGTTCGTCATAAATATTCGGATCATTTGAATTGGATCCGGCAAGATAGACGGTCATGCATCCCGGTAAAATATTTCCTGGAATAATAATTAAACGAGCACCTAGATGTATCAATTCCTGCATTACATAATCATAGGAGTATTGAGTAGCAAGAAGCATAACATTTATATGACAACCTTTAAAAATGAATAGGAAATTAAGTTGCCTTTAAAATGTACCTTAATTATAACTAATTTAAGATCGTAACAAACTTTAACTTCTCATTTGCAAGCAAAACTATGCTAACCTTGCCACATGTCAACTAACAATGGTATATGTAATCTATTTTTTTTCCAGGGAAGGACCGTGGTACCCCGTTTATAAAcccgatccaccaccatcttaaCACACCCACCTAAAGATGATATGGTCACCTTTGAGCTCGTTTTTGTCTTCACTTAAGTTCAAAAGTATAAGGCCTTGTTACGAAGTGGTGAGTaaaatcctttataaacatatcacaagcttgttattttcccgatgtgggacaacttgaTCTCATAACTTCATGGGGTCTTACAACCTCCCCCACGACCACCTAAAGATGAGATGTTCATCTTTCAGTCCATTTTTGTCcccacttaagcccaaaagcacaaggcttTGTAACGAAGTGGTGGGTGAAATCCTTTATAAACACATCACATACAAGCCTGTTATTTTCCCAATGTGGGACAACTTAATCTCATAACTTCATGGAGTGTTACACCATTATTACTCTAGACTATCTCACATTTCTGACATTTGGTCTCTTTTTGAGATGACCATATATGTTTTAAATGTAAAACGTTCAAATACTCTTCTACATAGATTGATGAGATAAGAGTTTGTTATTGCATTCAATTTTTTTGTATCATCCAAATATTTCACTTGTTTCATATTTAAGACGGATACGTCCatattaaacaagaatttgtgatgcTAATATGCCACTGGAAAATTATTTGACATAATTAGTCAACTTTGTCCATTTTATTATATAACCTTCATCGTTTTGAAGACTAATGAGTAGTTTTGATAATATTTAAGAGGAATTAATGTTCCAAGGTTTTACATTTCACAAGAAATTGGAAGTTGTTTGTTGGAATATTATGAGTGAATTTCACATGAACTCTCACTTATTTAGGTGAACTAAGTAATCAAACTTCTTAGTTATGGATGAATTAGAGTTCCTATCGAATTTCAATTCTTGTGATTTGCGACAGATAAACATGGAGTAATTTAACTAATCCCGTGAATAGTAATTTATGTGATTTAGCGCAAAACCATAATGTTTATATAATATTTTTTCATAATGGTatctattaatttatttttacctTCTGTTTTAGTTAATTTCAAGTTATCAATTGTTATATTTGTATCTTGTTTAGCGTGAGATGATCTCTCGTACCAGATATTTTTTATTGAATTAATCTCATAACCCCACTTTTCTCCACCTATAAACTGTCAAAGtagactagttcaattaattggATTAAAGTAACGGTGTATCATAAATTTATAATTGTCCTAAGCCTATGTTCATTACCTTACTATTCAACCCTTTAACTTTTGCATATACCTAAGGTCTAACATTTAATGAGACCTTCTTAATTAGTGGTCAGCCCACTAATTAGCAATTAGGCACCCAAAAAAGATAAGGGGCTAAATCACGACATTGCAGATTTACGGAACGAGGGAAAGGATGAGCTCTCTCTTCTCGAAAGAAGGCAGTGGGCTGAAGTGATTAAAAAAGGTCGGCAGCTTTGGCCAAAAGGCTTTTCAGTTTGATTCCGAAAGAAAGACAGACTAAGCAAGTACGAGAAATTGGCTAAGGTCTAAACTAGCATTTGGTCTTGAGATTTTTTTATTCCCAACACTTTCATGACACTTTTTGAAAAATTCTCCTCTACATCTTCAGATGaccatttattttaatttatcacTATTGAGATACTAATTTCATTTATGTAGTATTGGATTTTACCTCTCTAAAATCAATTATTGATTAATTTAGACTTGTACTCTTTATctgttttaaatttttattttctttcattactacGACCATTAACCAGACTTATCAATAAAGGGATATTCGCGAAAGTGGCAATCTACCCCCTTAATTTTGTTCAATAGTAAAATCAAGCCTCTTTAGTTTTATTTGTAGCAATCAAGCTTCTTAACTTTAACAAAAAGTGAAATTTAATCCCGATTTTCatttttcacttaaatctcaCCAAAAAAAAtctattcatattcatattataCATCTAATAATACATAAAAAAAAAGTTAATCGACTTTACTAATTTATATGAACTTAATTTATACATATAAAGAACAATTTTACATTCATCTATAATacacaaaataaaaatatgataaaattTCATGAACCGATCTTACATCTATAATAAATGTATGAATAGTTGCAAAATTTTTAGAAATACTCGTTATTACAATTTTATGTTGTATTTAAGTTATTAGGttaaaaaaattgattttatatttaattaattatattataaaaTGCTATTTAGTGAAATATTCATGAAAAATTAAGCAGTGAGGTTTAATTTCACTTTTGACTAAAATTATGGGTTTAATTGCTATAATTAAACCTATGGTGCTTGATTTCATTATTGAATAAACATAAGGGGATAATCCCCACTTTCGCGTATATACATTTCCATTAAAGTTGTAACTAATTTAACATGATATAAATATAGCTACATAACCTACCTATGACGtgcttttatttattatttattttttaggtTCATATGGTTTTGCTAAAAGTACGTACAAATATATAAAGTGAAAAAGATACCTCCACAGCATTTGATATGCCTTGAACCACTTCAGGGACCATTTGATACATTATTTCAGGTGCTTTACCTAAAGAAGTTGCGAAATTGTAGTCATTGCCTCCAATTTCACCAACTATAAAAGCTGCCCTCCACAACTTTCTTCTGCATTCTGGAAAATTATAAATGTTTAACAGAATGTTagaaccaaaaatcacaaatgaGGCTGTTGTATATACACACTAATATTTTGACTCAAGTTATGTTATATTTTTACTTTATACATGAATAAATGTATGCGTACAACAGTCTTACACAAAATTTAAATTTAGAGATTGAGGTTTATGGTGATTCTCAAATTCTCATGAATTCACGTTATCAATATAGCAATTACGTTTTGGTATTTATTTTACTCGGCGTACATAAGACGGTTTACACAAATCAATATGTGTGTGTGTGCGCATAGTAGGgttccggtgagaaccaccaactCAATGAGAACCGTGAAAACCATCGCCAAATCTCCACCAAATTTTATTTCGATTATTTAAGTGAATCATTTaccgttattgtattttgttcaAGCATATTATTAGATAAAACAAAATATTAAAAAGGTTATTTAACAAGAATACTCTAAACTATATGTGGTATTCTTATATTACTCTCAACTTCAATTAATTTCACAATATAACGATCTATTAACCTTCTCTTCTCATAATACAACCCGATAACCCACTACCTGCTAGTCAGGTCATCTCTTAAAAAAGAATATCTAAAACGAGTATGAACataatctacatagtataaaagttgGGTTTTTCTTTGGATTCTGATTGGCTAATGGATTTGAGAAAATTGGGTGTATTTGGGACCCCctgatttatacaacatttaatTACTCTTTCTCATCTCCTCTCATCAACTCAATTTCTATTCAGATTAATCTTAATtatatattcatattcatatgttaaaaagtttatgataaaaaaaattaaatacattCAATGTTACACTAAAgataaaataaatggaaatttTGTACAGAAAATTAATACAAACTGGATAGTTCCTTTTCTTCAGAAGcttttactttcattttttcTAAAACAAATCTTCATTGAACATTATACGTAGTAGAAAATAATCaagttatttcaaaaaaaaaaaataacaatcaAGTTAATTTGTCTTTGATATTTATGATTGATAAGATTTTtgtcattaattaaattattaaaaaaataattaaaataattttttttctaaatGATAAAATATTTAATAACCAAGGAAAAAAATAAAGTTGCGTATATAAGCCATtctttatttaaaataaaaaatatcagaaacattttaaaggaaaaaaaataaaaagaatgaaTTTTTTGTTGAAATCGAAATAATTTAACTATGGTTCATGACACAAGCACAATAATCAtctgaaaataattatggaaaaTAATTTAAATAGTAGTCCAAAAAGAAAGTATATTTAAAttgaaaaaagaaattaaaatacTAAATTACCTCATTAATATAGAAAATACTAAATATAAAAATGCTAAAAAGGAAAAAGTCTTAAAAACAGGTTTaaatttaaaaaaagaaagaatatTTGCTTGGAACACAAATACAGGGATGATTTAATACTAAGAAAAGCATCAGATCTACAATAAAGAATATAACAAAAGTGGTGAAAATATACTAAAATAAGTAAAAAGATATATATTATAATGATTAAAGTGTGAAAATATAGTTAGAAATGAAAactttaatataaaataatacacCGCCTCTTTTGAAATTAGCTTTTCAAAAATTATGAAGACCCAGATACAATGAGCAATAAATCTACAAATTTCGAGGCACAACAACGCAAATATATGATTATTCGCATTGATCACGCTAGAATCATGTTCTAATAGAGTGAAATGGGAAATACATGTGATAGATTTGAAATGTTGGATGAGTAGTAACCGTCATATGCTAATGTGGAGGCGGAGTGATTGGGGAGGGAGAAGGGATGTGGAATGTTGTGAAGTAGTGGACAAATGTTTACAATTAGGCTAATTAAAGAATAAAGGCCGATTAACATTATAGGTAATAAGGGGATAACATTAGGATGGATAATTTTTGAGATGGAGATAGTCAAAGAAAGGACACAAGATGAAAAGTCGGTTAGTAATTGTCAGAGAAATAAGGCGTCTACGGGGTATAGGTAATATGAAATAGGGTAAAATTCTTAGAAAGAGTtgatttatgtatttatatatcaTAAATTATAGTGTAAGACGGTCTCATACGATGAGACAATCCACTTTTGTAAAAAAGTTGTTCATTTATTGTTAAAATCGTCCTTTTTTCCTAAATTATATGTacattaatgatgaaaaccataTTATGTCATCAGAATGAAaagggttaattaaattatatgtaTGTCGAGTTTTCAATTATAGACTTACTTATATTATCACGACATTCACATTTAGTAACGCTCATTTATATGCTCTTGAGCCCGGCCTGTATCCAATAATAACGCATGGTATTATGACCAGTGCattttttttgcacgggtttaaaactagtaactATTAACAATCTCATCCCATTACTTACTTTTCTTCATCAAAATCACTTACCCAGAATCAGTGAACCactcaaccaccaccaccaccacctacctttcactcaccaccaccaccaccaccaccatcgttGTCACTTACCAAAATCAAacatcacccccccccccctccccctcctATGACCCCCAATATACCATCAAAATCTTTGGATCAAAACACCATTCCGGTTCATCCTCTTTCTTCTCTATTACCGAGTTCACCAATGTATACGACGACGCGCGCAATCCTACCACATGTTGTGGCGGCTCTACTGCTTCCTTCTCCATCGAATTAGACGACGTCGTAGTTGAAGGTGTTGGAGGTCTTGTTGAAGGTTCTTGATCGTTGTCCATCGATGAATATGGAGAAAATGGAGAAAATGAAGAATCCAATGCAAATATGATAAGAATATCTTATCTTCACAAAATCCCCAGAAATAATAACCCGGAATTCACGAGCGCGAAATCCTAGGAGAAATCAATAATTATCGTCGGAGATCGATTCGATGATCAATTATTTCTAGTCGGCATTGTTTGATTGATTCAAGAACAAATTTGTAACTGAATttgaaattattattaaaaataaatggAAGTAATTTTGCCAAAACTTAGATTAATTCCAATTTTTTCCCCTTTTCGGAAATCAAACATCACTGAagggtattattattattattattattattattattattattattattattattattattattattattattattattattattattattattattattattattattattattattattattattattattattattattattattattattattattattattattattattattattattattattattattattattattattagtactacATCAGGAATACGTCACCTATTACTTGATATAACAGGTCAAAATTTAGGGGATTCTATTTTGAGAAGAGGGTATACAAAGTTGAGTTTATTTTAAGTTAAAACATAGTTCATATTATTTTGAGAAGATGGGTGATAGTATGGAGTATTCGTATGAATTAACCCTATTAAAAAAAGTatacttaatgtacaaaaattcAATGGTACACTAAAACATGCTCTAGATGCAGCAAAAGGAGaattaggtgcatgaaaattgttacatacATGAAAATGATTATTagatgcatgaaaattaataaagtGTATTTTGCCTTGATTACCGTCAATAGATTATAATTTTTTATTAAGAAATATGTTATATAGGATTAAAATACGTCCTTATTTTTAAAACTAAAATTTTGTAAGAGGGACTTCTGAATATTATCATTGAGTTAGTGGTTTTCACATGAACCCAATTAGCATCAATTTGCACACATAACTATACTTCTAAATTTCAGCATCTTAATTTACATTATGGTTATTCAATATTAGTGACTTTTTGTGAATAGCTCGTCTCAACCAAAAAATAAAATGGCGGTTGACGTATAGTGTACGCGATAACTCACTTGTTAAATGTTAAAGGTTCCTAATTTGAACTTAGAACCACGTAGTCATCAATCTCTAACTCCATATCAATTCTTATATATACTTTAATACGTTATTGGGTTGTCTCAATCTGTACATTGCAGTTGATAGatccattttatatatagtttaCTCCCTATTTTAGCTTGGTTTTATTTCACTATTGCGCTTctatttgtgtatttgtgagctaattctgtgttctaggtgtttttgcTCGTATTCATTACATTTTGTAGTAAATGAAGCCTTCTGTAGCTTTTTCCTGTCAAATTAGCAATCACCCAAGTTCACGAAGCTAAAGAGAGCAAGTCTTGACCATGCAAAGATGTTTCGAGAAGCGTAAGGGCATTTAGGAAAGAATTGGAAAATCCCGAGCATTAAACTAAT from Silene latifolia isolate original U9 population chromosome 10, ASM4854445v1, whole genome shotgun sequence encodes:
- the LOC141609196 gene encoding GDSL esterase/lipase At5g45910-like codes for the protein MASTISSFLFIKALIIISCFERLSLSNAVHDDNPARLVSNDLHDMEPSDIVSISHDHISRFLSRRSNSRGRPAPAQDTVSQLFSVDSIYQFGDSLSDVGNFKWENPYTSFAQSPYGVTYFHTPTGRPSDGRLIVDYLAEYFRLPFIEPYLNTSGNFKQGVNFAVIGATALNVSALIAKGIVPTVTNHSLSVQVNWFKSHLASICSCPLECRRKLWRAAFIVGEIGGNDYNFATSLGKAPEIMYQMVPEVVQGISNAVEELIHLGARLIIIPGNILPGCMTVYLAGSNSNDPNIYDELKCIKSLNDLSKFHNDQLRLAITILQLKHPLVIILYMDLEGSMRKILQKPIAYGFDKDVVYKTCCGIGNDGYNFNYNSICGMKGVPVCEHPEKRVNWDGWHLTSHVYEVIVKQHFGYNGETFGDFSSVFHKN